TTACCAAAGAGATAGCTTTGAACATGGATGACTACATTGAAATAACTTCCTATACTGACCATCCTTTTTATGAAAAATATGTTTTAAAAATTCCCGATAATTGGTCAAGCGATTTGTACTACAATGTTCCTCTTAATGAATTGATGGATATAATGGAATATGCTATCACAAAGGGTTATTCTGTTTGTTGGGATGGTGATGTTAGTGGAAATTTTAAAAGGAGAGAGGGTTATGCAACATTAGAAAATGAAAAGGAAATAACTCAGGAAATACGTCAGGAATATTTTGATAATTACACAGCTACTGATGATCATTTGATGCATCTCACAGGAATTGCAAAAGATGAAAATGGTAAAAAATATTTTAAAACAAAAAATTCATGGAGTGCAAATTCCAAATATGATGGTTATTGGTTTATGTCTTTTCCTTTTGTAGAGTTAAATACTGTAGCGATAATGATTCACAAAGATGCATTGCCAAAAGGGATTAAGACGAAGTTAGGACTTTATTAAATTAAAATAAATATTTATGGAATTTGTAAAAAAACTATCTGAGATTTTAGTTGAGAAAGAAAAATCTTGGCTTGAATTTTTAACGGAAGTTGTTGGCTTGGGTTTATTGTTAGGATATTTCTGCTATGGTTTTTTTTACAAACAATTTATGATTCATGAAGCAAAGTTGCTACTGTTTTACCTTTATCTTTTTTATGTATTAATATTTTTGCCAATACGAATTCTATATTTTAAAAATGCAGCTAGCTTTAAGCTATCATTGATGTTTGCTTTGCTTCTAAGATTTTTTTACAACATTATTAATTGGGGAAGAAAAGATAAAGAACTTAAGATATTTGAAAATGAAAAAGAAAAAATCTCTTTTCTCTTTTTTGTGATACGCTTAATCTTTATTCCTGCAATGTTAAATTTTTTTGTTGAGTATTTGATATTGCTGGTTGATTATATTTCTTTACCAACTTTTTCTTTAAGTCTTTTAATTACTAAAAATTACTTCTTTGTTTTTTTGTCAGCAATTTATGTTGTTACCGATACTTTTATTTTTTCTTTTGGATATATAGTTGAGGATAAAAAATTCAACAACAGCATAAAATCAGTTGATAAAACGGTTTTGGGTTGGATTGCTGCTTTAGCTTGTTATTTTCCTTTTATTCTGCTTACAATTAAGCTGTTACCTATGTATGCTATGACTCCGGAATTGGCAGTAGAAAATACATTTTTTATAAGCGAAAGAATCACAACAATTCTTTTTGTGTTAATTTTAATAATGTATTTTGCAAATCTTTCTTCAACAATTTCACTCGGTGCAAAATGTAGTAATTTAACAAACAGAGGTATTGTAACAAGAGGTGCATTTAAAATTGTCAGACATCCTGCTTATTCGTCAAAAATAATATCATGGTGGTTATTGACTTTGCCTTTTATGAGTATGAAAGTATTTATTGCAATGATTGCTTGGACAATAATTTATATTTTACGTGCTTACACTGAGGAAAAACATTTGGAGAAAGATTCAGATTATTTAAAATACAGAAAGAAAACAAAATGGTTGTTTGTACCATATCTGATTTAAAAAAAAACGAATAAATTATTTTCTCATTTTGAGATATAAATATTATATTTGGGAGAAGTTGAACTAAGGAAAATTTTGTAAATTACTCAATAGCAGGCAGTAACTAATATTGCTTGAAATTTGTAAATTAAATATTTTATAATTTATAAAATATTTATTGTTAAGAAGAAAAAACTATTAACTTTGTACTTAAAAAGCAAGATAACTAATCGCTACAAATGAAGAAAACTGTTCATAAAATATATTTTTTAATTGTTTTAATATTAATACCAGTATTGCTATTTGCTCCACCAGCCGGTGGATGGAATCCCGGTAATACAGATCCAACCGTACCTATTGATGGTGGTTTTGTATTTTTACTTCTATCCGGAATATTTTATGGAGTCAAAAATTACCTTAAATCAAAAAGAAACAAATAGATTTCCCTTCTCAAAAAAATCACTAAAAAATTCAAGTCAATTTTATTATTAACTCAAGTTTCGCATTTGAATATAAAGAATTGATATTCGGAAACTTATTAAATGTCGAGTTGGGCTAAGTATCCATTATTGTGATGAACTATAAATAGTGCCTCTTAGAAAACTATTCATTTTAAAAATAACAAATCTCAAACATCAAAAAACAAATAATTCTCAATAACCAATTATCTAATATTCAAACATTTTGAAAAATTGGAATTTTATTATTTGGTGTTTATTTGTCATTTGAAATTTGTTATTTGGTGTTTTCTTAGAAAGACTAAATAGTATAATAATTCCATAATGAATTGTTTCATACTTTGTGATTCTTAGTGTCTTAGAATATTCGTGGCTAATTATCAATATCTTGCCACAAAGGCACCAAGGCACAAAGTTACACTAAGAAAAAATACATAATATATCAGTCAGATAATAAATATATGCTGAGCGGTAATAAAAGTGTTTTGCTATACCGTGTAAACGAGTAATAACCAATACGTTAAACATAGTGCCAAAGCTCAAATTATGACCAGCCGAAGTATATGTTAGCACACAGAATTATTATGCGAAACTTGAGTTATTAATCTTCTGAAAATTCTACAAGCATTTTTCTATAAGAGTTAAAAATATTTGCTCGTGAAACAAAACCGAGGTATTTGCCTTTGTCAACTACAGGTAAATTCCAGTGCCCCGAACTTCTGAACTTTGCCATTACAATGTCTAAGCCGTCTTCTGTTGTTACCGAAATATGT
The Bacteroidota bacterium genome window above contains:
- a CDS encoding methyltransferase, with the translated sequence MEFVKKLSEILVEKEKSWLEFLTEVVGLGLLLGYFCYGFFYKQFMIHEAKLLLFYLYLFYVLIFLPIRILYFKNAASFKLSLMFALLLRFFYNIINWGRKDKELKIFENEKEKISFLFFVIRLIFIPAMLNFFVEYLILLVDYISLPTFSLSLLITKNYFFVFLSAIYVVTDTFIFSFGYIVEDKKFNNSIKSVDKTVLGWIAALACYFPFILLTIKLLPMYAMTPELAVENTFFISERITTILFVLILIMYFANLSSTISLGAKCSNLTNRGIVTRGAFKIVRHPAYSSKIISWWLLTLPFMSMKVFIAMIAWTIIYILRAYTEEKHLEKDSDYLKYRKKTKWLFVPYLI